Proteins from a genomic interval of Fusarium oxysporum Fo47 chromosome I, complete sequence:
- a CDS encoding Calcipressin-domain-containing protein, giving the protein METSPQHSRSSSSASRRSNLTLDLSNIPPMTPPTPPSNTLLFTNLTDPAIFLPENLQVIRDLITHSAPIHAFAPLKSFRRIVVSFFDEQAAIAVRQVWDNEAIMGQQCRVYFGMPTPVDKRDEHLALPDAGKLFFISPPPSPPHGWEMRLEDAPNKLVHAEDLADALAKLHHRPGPMDEDQDSPVTPPDSALPGRTRSRSSTLIYKPEDSASTMPAVIVDDMTDEPEEVSPVEQSKPILAHTARPPVELMHHA; this is encoded by the coding sequence ATGGAGACCTCACCGCAACACTCCCGATCTTCCTCCTCCGCTTCGCGCCGCTCAAACCTCACTCTCGACCTTTCTAATATCCCACCCATGACCCCGCCTACGCCTCCTTCAAACACcctcctcttcaccaacctCACCGACCCGGCCATCTTCCTCCCCGAGAACCTCCAGGTCATCCGCGACCTCATCACCCACTCCGCACCCATTCACGCTTTCGCGCCGCTAAAATCCTTCCGCCGTATTGTCGTCTCCTTCTTCGACGAGCAGGCTGCTATTGCCGTTCGCCAAGTATGGGATAATGAGGCTATCATGGGTCAGCAGTGCCGTGTCTACTTTGGCATGCCTACACCTGTCGATAAGCGCGATGAGCACCTTGCTCTTCCTGACGCTGgaaagctcttcttcatctcgcCACCACCTAGCCCTCCCCATGGCTGGGAGATGCGCCTCGAGGATGCGCCCAACAAGCTGGTCCACGCTGAGGATCTCGCTGATGCGCTTGCTAAGCTGCACCATCGCCCTGGACCTATGGATGAGGACCAAGACTCACCTGTCACTCCTCCCGACTCTGCGCTGCCTGGTCGAACACGCTCGCGCTCCTCTACACTCATCTACAAGCCTGAGGATTCGGCAAGCACCATGCCTGCCGTCATCGTCGACGACATGACGGATGAGCCCGAGGAAGTCAGCCCTGTGGAGCAGTCCAAGCCCATCTTGGCACACACTGCCCGACCTCCCGTCGAGCTCATGCACCATGCTTAA
- a CDS encoding uncharacterized protein (uncharacterized protein conserved in bacteria-domain containing protein) → MDCRYPSYFKDSRIIGGHRFKWTSGHKTTEELDRYLYSYDKLATDALDRLDLISPPTTKGWKCPHGSGPGQRDIYELLKKHANCDEILGQLWEEVSTVPEWVDWDQIQRGQQVVYQFSGQILFGLMYKSLLGGMGAYRIVETLSRTGGFGINVTRRRLLETLQHFMEVVDDLDAIKPGGRGYISSVRVRLLHASVRRRLMQLEHQNPGYFDMEKWGVPINDLHTIATISAYSAAIVYMALPRQGIYLSKQQTGDYLALWRYVGYLLGTPVDWMATPQQAKAMLESIAVSEVAPSANSQILANNILTAEARAPPLNMPREVLAAHAYRLNGDEFASALGIEKPDLRSRLVVWMQCTILFFISYSYPWMPAYMQKRQEQRFKDFAYFMIHNHKAGGLGESSTFEFQYLPRLGMLTELGVRKDLEAERTTSADFSKSMTISRRAVLLVGTILGAIAAVSLVRLVGLSNIPRHLLSAVLAQQSLVWAD, encoded by the exons ATGGACTGCCGCTACCCATCGTACTTCAAAGACAGCAGAATCATCGGTGGCCATAGATTCAAATGGACTTCCGGACATAAAACTACCGAGGAACTTGACCGCTACCTTTATTCATACGACAAGTTGGCCACAGATGCTCTCGATCGGCTAGACCTCATCTCCCCACCTACGACAAAGGGATGGAAGTGTCCTCATGGTTCTGGCCCGGGCCAGAGAGACATTTACGAATTACTCAAGAAACATGCCAATTGCGATGAAATCTTGGGTCAATTATGGGAAGAAGTCTCTACGGTCCCCGAATGGGTTGACTGGGATCAGATTCAGCGTGGGCAACAGGTCGTGTATCAGTTCAGTGGACAGATTCTCTTTGGT CTCATGTACAAGTCGTTGTTGGGTGGAATGGGAGCATATCGAATTGTCGAGACTCTTTCTCGAACTGGTGGTTTTGGCATCAATGTCACTAGGCGACGACTTCTTGAAACACTCCAGCATTTCATGGAGGTCGTCGACGATCTCGATGCAATAAAGCCTGGGGGAAGAGGCTATATTTCTTCTGTACGAGTGCGCCTCTTACATGCTTCAGTTCGAAGACGGCTTATGCAACTTGAGCATCAAAACCCGGGATACTTCGACATGGAGAAATGGGGAGTTCCTATCAACGACTTACATACAATCGCCACTATTTCAGCGTATTCCGCTGCCATTGTCTATATGGCTCTTCCCCGTCAGGGTATATACTTATCCAAGCAACAAACTGGAGACTATCTCGCTCTATGGCGTTATGTTGGATATCTGCTTGGAACGCCTGTGGACTGGATGGCCACACCACAACAAGCCAAAGCCATGTTGGAGTCCATAGCAGTATCTGAAGTGGCTCCATCAGCGAATTCCCAAATCCTCGCGAACAATATTCTCACAGCAGAAGCTCGAGCTCCGCCACTGAATATGCCACGCGAGGTACTTGCCGCGCACGCATACAGACTCAACGGCGATGAATTCGCCAGCGCACTCGGTATCGAAAAGCCCGACTTGCGATCCCGGCTTGTCGTATGGATGCAATGCACTATTCTCTTTTTCATAAGCTATAGCTACCCCTGGATGCCAGCTTACATGCAGAAGCGACAAGAACAA AGATTCAAAGACTTTGCGTATTTCATGATCCACAATCATAAAGCGGGCGGTCTCGGTGAATCGAGCACTTTTGAGTTCCAGTATCTCCCGCGCCTCGGTATGCTCACTGAACTAGGCGTGCGCAAGGACCTTGAGGCAGAAAGGACAACGTCAGCGGACTTCTCCAAGAGTATGACCATCTCGAGGAGGGCAGTGCTCTTAGTCGGCACGATTCTTGGAGCTATTGCGGCGGTGAGCCTCGTCAGACTCGTGGGCTTATCGAATATACCGCGCCATTTACTCTCGGCCGTCTTGGCGCAGCAAAGCCTTGTCTGGGCTGATTAG
- a CDS encoding RNA-DNA hybrid ribonuclease, whose translation NRLIDDYLVKSFLTREDAQAYIAGNETPSAADGPPRFYAVAVGHVPGIYATWDETQPQVTDVTGPKHKRFKTQEEAENFIRDNASPETCRRLGISLEKPQEYTGAAFEPVEASTKKVKAEPTPAPKAAPRAEPSREESGNLLKIWTDGSSLANGQAGSRAGLGVYFGPNDKRNLAERLPGEPQTNQRAELMAILRALQIAPSTQDVQIVSDSQYSIKCVTQWGLGWEKNGWKNAAGGEVKNQDLVRGVLARIKERDAARSKTSFQWVKGHASDYGNHRADDLANEGARKSPVV comes from the coding sequence AATAGATTAATTGACGATTATCTAGTCAAGTCATTCCTAACAAGAGAGGATGCCCAGGCCTATATCGCGGGCAACGAGACCCCATCGGCGGCTGACGGCCCTCCGAGGTTCTATGCCGTGGCCGTAGGCCATGTTCCAGGTATCTATGCTACCTGGGATGAGACCCAGCCACAAGTCACAGACGTCACTGGACCCAAGCACAAGAGGTTCAAGACGCAAGAAGAGGCGGAGAACTTCATTAGAGATAACGCCAGCCCTGAGACTTGCCGACGTCTGGGTATATCACTTGAGAAACCGCAAGAGTACACTGGGGCTGCTTTTGAACCTGTAGAAGCATCTACCAAaaaggtcaaggctgagcctACCCCAGCCCCAAAAGCAGCACCTCGCGCCGAGCCTAGTCGTGAAGAAAGTGGAAATTTACTCAAGATTTGGACCGACGGCAGCAGTCTTGCCAACGGCCAGGCTGGCTCTCGTGCTGGTCTTGGAGTTTATTTTGGCCCCAATGACAAGCGTAATCTTGCGGAGCGTCTTCCTGGTGAGCCTCAGACTAACCAGCGTGCTGAACTGATGGCGATACTTCGGGCACTTCAGATTGCGCCTTCAACACAGGACGTTCAGATTGTGTCTGACAGTCAGTATTCCATCAAGTGTGTGACACAATGGGGCCTTGGTTGGGAGAagaatggatggaagaaTGCGGCAGGGGGCGAAGTCAAGAACCAGGACCTTGTACGCGGCGTGTTAGCGAGGATAAAAGAACGGGATGCAGCCAGGTCAAAAACCTCTTTCCAATGGGTGAAAGGACACGCCAGTGATTACGGCAACCACCGAGCAGATGACCTGGCGAATGAAGGGGCCAGAAAGTCTCCAGTTGTTTGA
- a CDS encoding rRNA-processing protein SOF1, producing the protein MKIKALSRSVSAQQAAGSDVTKQPRNLDSALHPFERAREYQRALNAVKLERMHAQPFVGQLGRGHVDGVYSIAKDPNSLEHFASGSGDGVVKVWDLADRDEIWHATAHENIVKGLEWTRDQKLLTCAADRTIKLFDPYNTPSEAAPISSWLGNGAFTSLSHHRSKNSFAAASSVINIYDLERHTAAPEILKWPTSVDTITDVAFNYVETSILGSCSNDRSIVIYDLRTSTPVTKTVLKFASNRLSWSPMEAFNLAAASEDHNIYLFDMRKFDRALNVLKDHVAAVMDVEWSPTGEELVSASWDRTVRLWNRDRGHSRDIYHTKRMQRVTAASWTPDARYILSGSDDGNVRLWRANASRREGVKSARQRQALEYNEALIERYQHMPEVRRIHRHRHVPKVLKKAGEIKAEELKSIKRREENERRHTKKQFERRRGEREKMILAREK; encoded by the coding sequence ATGAAGATCAAGGCCCTCAGCCGCTCCGTGTCGGCTCAACAAGCAGCCGGCTCAGATGTTACAAAGCAACCACGAAACCTCGATTCCGCCCTCCATCCTTTTGAGCGCGCACGCGAGTACCAGCGAGCCCTCAATGCCGTCAAGCTCGAGCGAATGCATGCGCAGCCTTTCGTAGGCCAGCTAGGACGAGGTCATGTCGACGGTGTCTATTCCATCGCCAAGGATCCCAACTCTCTTGAGCACTTTGCAAGTGGTAGTGGTGACGGTGTTGTCAAGGTTTGGGACCTAGCCGATAGAGACGAGATATGGCATGCGACAGCTCATGAGAATATCGTCAAGGGTCTAGAATGGACTCGCGATCAAAAGCTCTTGACCTGTGCGGCCGATAGAACGATCAAGTTGTTTGACCCTTATAACACACCTAGCGAAGCGGCCCCTatatcatcatggcttggAAATGGTGCTTTTACCAGCTTGTCGCACCATCGCTCCAAGAACTCgtttgctgctgcttctaGTGTGATCAACATCTACGATCTCGAACGTCACACCGCTGCGCCTGAAATTCTCAAATGGCCTACATCTGTCGACACCATCACTGACGTTGCCTTCAACTACGTCGAGACTTCAATCTTGGGATCATGCTCCAACGACCGCTCCATCGTCATCTACGACCTCCGCACATCTACACCTGTCACAAAGACCGTCCTCAAGTTCGCCAGCAACCGCCTATCTTGGTCCCCTATGGAGGCTTTCAACCTGGCTGCTGCTTCTGAAGACCACAACATCTACCTCTTCGACATGCGCAAGTTTGACCGTGCTCTCAACGTTCTCAAGGATCACGTCGCCGCCGTCATGGATGTCGAATGGTCGCCCACTGGTGAAGAGCTTGTATCCGCATCTTGGGACCGAACCGTTCGTCTCTGGAACCGAGACCGCGGTCACTCGCGAGATATCTACCACACCAAGCGTATGCAGCGTGTTACAGCAGCCAGCTGGACCCCTGACGCGCGCTACATTCTCTCTGGATCCGACGATGGTAACGTTCGACTCTGGCGCGCCAACGCCTCACGCCGTGAAGGTGTCAAGTCAGCTCGTCAACGACAGGCCCTGGAGTACAATGAAGCTCTTATCGAGCGTTACCAGCACATGCCTGAAGTTCGCCGCATTCACCGTCACCGTCATGTGCCCAAGGTCCTCAAGAAGGCCGGCGAGATTAAGGCTGAGGAGCTCAAGAGCATTAAGCGCCGTGAGGAGAATGAGCGTCGTCATACTAAGAAGCAGTTCGAGAGACGCAggggagagagagaaaagatgaTTCTGGCGAGAGAGAAGTAA
- a CDS encoding 6-phosphofructo-2-kinase-domain-containing protein — translation MATNLQALSLPALNSFRRDKHQHNKTQIKLGRVNKKNQKWPRSRESEVLETQPPDLLERDESESPEIYIASRHGTTEPTNDDTPKTSKSASNCTGTGLLATCGRPEHPDRSTPLKGTTAEEKGPLPQRKHTPKSTEEPPVDHYAGPHWGDFLFSLVTQMPSAIPVAPAGRRQSKQSGLLKSVMHNLLGVSPPSPALPAQHSSAAQQTSSNSLPPTSNPSSNPTSNPTSDPSSNPNNPNNYAVLPPPADGDHDHLPPPANAPSSLAVALRSLNDLTETPTYARSVTSTAPSSPRIPPLRQNSGHQTPRVRPHATTLNIPGMTRSRVSPDGRIPSRDVAAKLVIVMVGLPARGKSYITKKLQRYLSWQQHDSRIFNVGNRRRVAAGRRVSVHPKLQPEPEHMDPPVHAASILLNGNPAPFGPEQAEPEKLDLNDAAQSEVDQSATFFDPKNQTAAAMREQCAMDTLDELLDYLLDGGGAVGILDATNSTIERRKNITNRIKQREPKLGILFIESICQDPTLLEANMRLKLSGPDYRDKDPQKSLEDFKKRVAAYESAYVPLGEYEEKHDLQYIQMIDVGRKLIQHRLKGFLSSGISTYLASFNLAPRQIWITRHGQSVDNELGRLGGNSPLTERGHCYGQALHNFITYQRKHWLIEQKSKKAQATFPPVPGDNTPPYPEMYREIEDKNFCVWTSMLDRSVDTAEYFEADDDYDVKNWEMLNEMNSGQFEGMTYAEIAQKEPEEFAKRAQDKLNYIYPGVGGEGYLQVVSRLRDMVREVERIEDHLLIIGHRSVCRVLMAYFMDLSLADITDMDIPLGMLYSIEPKPYGLDFHAYRYNEDQGWFDELPNYKPTKTARNSIIKPQH, via the exons ATGGCGACCAATTTACAAGCTTTATCCCTTCCAGccctcaacagcttcaggaGAGACAAGCACCAGCACAACAAGACACAGATCAAGCTCG GTAGAGTTAACAAAAAGAACCAAAAATGGCCACGGAGTCGTGAATCCGAAGTCCTTGAAACTCAGCCGCCAGATTTACTCGAAAGGGACGAATCCGAGAG CCCTGAAATTTACATTGCG TCGCGGCACGGCACCACCGAGCCCACCAACGACGACACCCCCAAGACCTCCAAGTCAGCCTCCAACTGCACTGGGACTGGGCTGCTTGCGACCTG TGGACGCCCCGAGCACCCCGACAGATCGACGCCACTGAAAGGTACAACAGCGGAGGAAAAGGGACCCCTCCCTCAAAGGAAACACACACCAAAGTCCACTGAGGAGCCCCCTGTGGACCACTACGCCGGGCCTCACTGGGGCGATTTTCTTT TCTCCCTCGTTACTCAGATGCCTTCAGCGATTCCGGTGGCCCCTGCAG GTCGCCGACAATCAAAACAGTCCGGACTGTTAAAATCTGTGATGCATAACCTTCTCGGTGTATCACCTCCTTCGCCAGCGCTGCCAGCGCAACATTCGTCTGCAGCGCAACAGACATCCTCAAATTCTCTACCACCTACATCGAATCCTAGCTCGAATCCGACGTCAAACCCAACTTCAGACCCTTCCTCGAATCCAAACAACCCAAATAACTACGCGGTTCTTCCTCCACCAGCAGATGGTGACCATgaccatcttcctcctccagcaaATGCACCTTCCTCGTTGGCTGTGGCACTGCGATCGCTAAACGATTTGACCGAAACCCCCACATATGCGCGAAGCGTCACTTCAACAGCGCCGAGCTCGCCACGCAT TCCTCCGCTACGACAGAATTCTGGACATCAAACACCACGAGTCCGGCCACATGCGACAACGCTCAACATCCCGGGCATGACCCGGTCAAGAGTCTCACCTGATGGAAGAATTCCGTCTCGTGATGTTGCTGCAAAGCTTGTTATTGTCATGGTTGGCTTGCCGGCCCGAGGAAAGTCTtacatcaccaagaagcttcaaAGGTATCtttcttggcagcagcatGATTCTCGCATTTTCAATGTCGGAAACCGAAGACGTGTAGCTGCCGGACGCAGAGTTTCTGTCCACCCAAAGTTGCAGCCTGAGCCGGAACACATGGATCCTCCTGTGCATGCGGCTTCCATTTTGCTAAATGGTAACCCGGCACCGTTTGGTCCCGAGCAGGCTGAGCCGGAGAAGCTTGATTTGAACGATGCCGCTCAATCCGAGGTGGACCAGTCCGCTACATTCTTTGATCCCAAGAACCAAACTGCCGCGGCCATGCGTGAGCAGTGTGCTATGGATACTTTGGACGAGCTGTTGGACTACCTTCTCGATGGAGGCGGCGCTGTCGGCATTCTTGATGCCACAAACAGCACTATTGAACGAAGAAAGAACATCACCAACCGCATTAAGCAGAGGGAGCCTAAGCTGGGTATTCTTTTCATTGAGAGTATCTGTCAAGATCCTACTCTTCTCGAGGCGAATATGCGGTTGAAGCTGTCTGGTCCTGACTATCGTGACAAGGACCCTCAGAAGTCACTGGAAGATTTTAAGAAGCGAGTCGCTGCATACGAGAGTGCGTACGTTCCTCTTGGTGAATACGAGGAAAAGCACGACTTGCAATACATCCAG ATGATTGATGTTGGTCGAAAACTAATCCAGCACCGTCTCAAGGGTTTCCTCAGCAGTGGTATTAGCACTTACCTCGCTAGCTTCAATCTTGCCCCTCGACAGATCTGGATTACCCGACATGGTCAGAGTGTCGATAACGAGCTTGGAAGATTGGGTGGAAACTCACCGCTTACCGAGCGCGGCCATTGCTACGGCCAAGCTCTTCACAACTTCATTACTTATCAGCGCAAGCACTGGCTTATTGAgcagaagagcaagaaagcTCAGGCTACTTTCCCTCCTGTGCCCGGTGACAACACACCTCCCTACCCTGAGATGTACCGGGAGATTGAGGACAAGAACTTTTGTGTCTGGACTTCGATGCTCGATCGCAGCGTGGACACAGCTGAATACTTCGAGGCCGACGATGACTACGATGTAAAGAACTGGGAAATGCTTAACGAAATGAACTCGGGCCAGTTCGAGGGTATGACATATGCGGAAATCGCACAGAAGGAGCCCGAGGAATTTGCCAAGCGAGCGCAGGACAAGCTCAACTACATCTATCCTGGAGTCGGGGGTGAAGGTTATCTGCAGGTTGTGAGCCGTCTGCGGGACATGGTTCGAGAGGTTGAGCGCATTGAAGATCATCTTCTTATCATTGGACATCGCTCTGTCTGTAGAGTCCTGATGGCCTATTTCATGGACCTGTCCCTGGCGGACATCACAGACATGGACATCCCCCTTGGCATGCTCTACTCTATTGAGCCCAAGCCTTACGGCCTTGACTTCCATGCTTACCGATACAACGAAGACCAGGGCTGGTTTGACGAGCTCCCCAACTACAAACCTACAAAGACGGCCcgcaacagcatcatcaagccaCAGCATTAA
- a CDS encoding cytidine deaminase-like protein — protein NLGNFAIIYRNTAATPKRRAYFHPSSSQARRPRLLTAVHRRYPGLQMDATQDNSAAGPSSEVCQTPEPVEASAPPKTEHRGPSEILSNPLIDDLKEGHTRRGVLIPLKTTQEVRQDHTITHAYITRAPTKQANDVITALRNMRPDDNSANPLPHLRRCSKPGDLPAHLKTQFMNDSAVGRQIHTAKSTWIYIIIGEVKDITREELAEVLSIVEGAETDLFIEKIPIPLLAPTSQVQAAMWSSQFWPTVYRKNNPLGPHPSIVARGTEDIKDDASVWMALAHRVALQAKETGIGEAVGAVIVQREGGKVELVGVAGDARWHQECGLLEGTSNPMTHCVVRAISMVAQKLVRHERRAAGLPFTAPNLEYDAFQDGPLLEIEKQCFEQEHPNKDGYLCHGLELYVTHEPCVSCSMGILHSRMGKAVFATHMPRSGGLSSDDRPDGGGRGLGLFWRRELNWSLMAWEWERDGVPNLPPLDPITHV, from the exons AATCTTGGAAACTTCGCCATCATCTACCGTAACACTGCTGCAACCCCGAAACGGCGCGCTTACTTCCATCCGAGTTCTTCACAGGCACGAAGACCACGTTTA CTGACCGCAGTTCACAGGCGATACCCAGGGCTGCAGATGGATGCAACTCAAGACAACTCGGCTGCCGGGCCTTCTAGTGAGGTCTGCCAAACTCCTGAGCCTGTTGAGGCGTCTGCGCCCCCAAAGACCGAACATCGCGGCCCATCCGAGATTCTCTCAAACCCCTTGATTGATGACTTGAAGGAAGGACATACCCGCCGTGGTGTCTTGATCCCCCTCAAAACAACCCAGGAGGTTCGGCAAGATCACACAATCACTCATGCGTACATCACGCGGGCACCTACCAAACAAGCCAACGATGTCATCAC GGCCTTGCGTAACATGCGACCAGACGATAACAGCGCTAACCCCCTGCCTCATCTGCGCAGATGCTCCAAGCCCGGTGATCTTCCCGCCCACCTAAAGACTCAGTTCATGAATGACAGTGCAGTTGGACGCCAAATCCATACAGCTAAATCAACATGGATTTACATCATAATTGGGGAAGTTAAAGATATTACCCGAGAGGAACTGGCGGAGGTTCTTTCCATTGTTGAGGGCGCGGAGACCGACCTCTTCATCGAGAAGATCCCCATCCCACTACTCGCACCAACATCTCAAGTACAAGCAGCCATGTGGTCTTCTCAATTTTGGCCAACAGTATATCGGAAGAACAACCCTTTGGGTCCGCACCCTAGTATAGTAGCCCGGGGAACTGAAGATATCAAGGACGACGCCTCCGTGTGGATGGCACTAGCCCATCGTGTTGCTTTACAAGCTAAAGAAACCGGGATCGGCGAAGCTGTCGGAGCTGTGATTGTCCAGAGGGAGGGAGGAAAAGTCGAACTAGTCGGGGTTGCTGGAGATGCTCGTTGGCACCAGGAGTGCGGCCTGCTGGAGGGTACCAGCAACCCCATGACGCACTGTGTTGTTCGTGCTATCAGCATGGTCGCCCAGAAACTTGTCCGACACGAGAGACGAGCCGCTGGCCTGCCTTTCACGGCACCTAATCTCGAATATGACGCATTTCAAGACGGCCCTTTGCTCGAGATAGAGAAGCAATGCTTCGAACAAGAGCATCCAAACAAAGACGGTTATCTCTGCCACGGGCTCGAGCTTTATGTTACCCATGAGCCTTGTGTGTCTTGCTCTATGGGCATTCTTCACTCTCGAATGGGAAAGGCTGTTTTCGCTACACACATGCCTCGCAGCGGAGGATTGAGCTCAGACGATCGTCCGGATGGAGGTGGACGAGGACTGGGGCTCTTCTGGAGACGAGAGCTCAACTGGAGCTTGATGGCCTGGGAATGGGAACGTGATGGCGTACCCAACTTGCCTCCTCTTGACCCCATCACTCATGTTTAG
- a CDS encoding mitochondrial carrier domain-containing protein, with product MRTGNAPKNMVGTFVHILRHDGPLGLYSGISASLLRQMTYSTVRFGVYEEVKTRLTRRNEGRDPSFMTLVALAAGSGFVGGIAGNFADVLNVRMQHDAALPPAERRNYRHAFDGMVRMAREEGPKSMFRGWLPNSGRAMFMTAGQLASYDVSKSLLLQYTPMEDNLKTHFTSSFIAGLVAATVTSPIDVIKTRVMSSAYDHNILHLIRDIHRTDGLMWMFKGWVPSFLRLGPQTICTFVFLEMHRKAYRKVKGLDTNL from the exons ATGCGCACAGGCAATGCGCCCAAGAACATGGTCGGCACGTTCGTCCACATTCTTCGTCACGATGGTCCCCTCGGTCTTTACAGCGGCATATCCGCCTCTCTACTACGCCAGATGACATATTCAACTGTGCGATTCGGCGTTTACGAAGAGGTCAAGACACGTCTTACACGCCGTAACGAAGGTCGCGATCCATCTTTTATGACGCTCGTTGCCCTAGCCGCTGGATCTGGTTTCGTAGGAGGTATTGCTGGAAACTTTGCCGATGTTCTCAACGTGCGCATGCAACATGATGCTGCGCTTCCCCCTGCTGAGCGCCGAAACTACCGTCATGCTTTTGACGGTATGGTTCGTATGGCGCGTGAGGAAGGGCCTAAGAGCATGTTCCGTGGATGGTTGCCCAACAGTGGCCGTGCCATGTTCATGACTGCTGGTCAGCTTGCCAGTTATGATGTCTCGAAGAGTTTGCTTCTCCAGTATACGCCCATGGAGGATAACCTCAAGACTCActttacttcttctttcattgCTGGTCTGGTCGCTGCTACTGTAACAAGCCCTATCGACGTTATCAAGACTCGTGTTATGTCTTCAGCATATGATCACAACATCCTGCACCTGATTCGCGACATTCACCGGACTGACGGTCTTATGTGGATGTTTAAAGGCTGGGTTCCCAGCTTTCTCCGACTCGGACC ACAAACTATTTGTACATTTGTCTTCCTAGAGATGCACCGAAAGGCCTACCGCAAGGTTAAGGGGTTGGATACTAACCTGTAG
- a CDS encoding DNA-directed RNA polymerase has protein sequence MDGMDYDPMVMDGEPEQPQVKISAADHTHVDFELSKTNLAFANAVRRIIQAEVPTIAIDLVEIETNSSVLADEFIAHRLGLIPLDSKGVDELNYSRDCDCEQYCEQCSVTLTLHAKCTSDEIMKVYARDLVVDGRHMNGVGSPVITDPEGYGCLIAKLRKGQELKISCIAKKGIAKEHAKWMPTSAVGFEYDPHNKLHHIDWWFENDTDPAVEWPKSKYAEWEEPPQEGEPFDYDAVPNRFYFEVETSGSMEPDQIVQNGIRVLQQKIGGLLKGLDPRKYGGDEAEFDGPRSPDMNMDGGTTPWQDGGYTTPYGGGGGQTAYGGGMTAYGTTPYGGSSWQ, from the exons ATGGATGGAATGGATTATGACCCGATGGTGATGGATGGGGAGCCAGAGCAGCCCCAAGTGAAGATCTCTGCG GCCGATCACACCCACGTCGATTTCGAGCTATCAAAAACGAACCTTGCTTTCGCCAATGCCGTGCGGCGAATCATCCAGGCAGAAGTGCCCACGATCGCCATTGACCTGGTCGAGATCGAGACCAACAGCTCCGTGCTGGCCGACGAGTTCATCGCCCACCGGCTGGGTCTGATTCCTCTCGACTCAAAAGGAGTTGACGAGCTCAACTACTCACGAGACTGCGACTGCGAGCAGTACTGCGAACAATGCAGTGTCACTCTGACACTGCACGCGAAGTGCACGTCCGACGAAATTATGAAGGTGTATGCGCGGGATCTGGTGGTGGATGGTCGTCATATGAATGGAGTGGGAAGCCCAGTGATCACAGATCCGGAGGGTTACGGCTGCTTGATCGCGAAGCTGCGCAAGGGCCAAGAATTGAAGATTAGCTGCATTGCCAAGAAGGGAATCGCAAAGGAGCACGCCAAGTGGATGCCTACATCTGCGGTCGGCTTTGAGTATGATCCTCATAACAAACTGCACCATATTGACTGGTGGTTTGAAAACGACACAGACCCTGCTGTTGAATG GCCCAAGAGCAAATATGCTGAGTGGGAAGAGCCTCCTCAAGAAGGCGAACCCTTTGATTACGATGCAGTTCCAAACAGGTTCTACTTCGAGGTTGAAACATCAGGGAGCATGGAACCTGACCAAATCGTGCAAAACGGTATTAGAGTTTTACAACAAAAGATCGGTGGTCTTCTCAAGGGCCTAGACCCTAGGAAGTATGGCGGTGACGAAGCTGAGTTCGATGGTCCTCGAAGTCCTGATATGAACATGGACGGCGGTACCACACCTTGGCAGGATGGAGGGTACACTACGCCttatggtggtggtggcggccAGACGGCGTACGGAGGTGGCATGACAGCCTACGGAACAACACCGTACGGAGGATCCTCTTGGCAGTAA